A region from the Chiloscyllium plagiosum isolate BGI_BamShark_2017 unplaced genomic scaffold, ASM401019v2 scaf_75242, whole genome shotgun sequence genome encodes:
- the LOC122546360 gene encoding GTP-binding protein Rit1-like — MRDQYMRGGEGFIICYSITDRRSFQEVIEFKQLIYRVRHTYDIPVVLVGNKSDLCTLRQVSKEEGRVLAREFNCPFFETSAALRYFIDDVFHTIVREIRRKEKEAVLAQERRSKVRDNLWKRLKAPFHKRKDSVT; from the exons ATGAGGGATCAGTACATGCGAGGCGGGGAAGGCTTCATTATCTGTTACTCCATCACCGATCGCCGGAGCTTCCAGGAGGTGATCGAGTTCAAGCAGCTGATCTACCGTGTGAGGCACACATACGACATTCCCGTGGTGCTGGTGGGGAACAAGTCAGACCTTTGCACGCTCCGCCAG GTGTCGAAGGAGGAGGGCAGGGTGTTGGCGCGAGAGTTTAACTGCCCGTTCTTCGAGACCTCAGCAGCCTTGCGTTACTTTATCGATGACGTGTTCCACACGATCGTGCGCGAGATCCGGCGCAAGGAGAAGGAAGCCGTGCTCGCTCAGGAGAGACGCAGCAAGGTCAGGGACAACCTCTGGAAGAGACTGAAGGCCCCCTTCCACAAGAGGAAGGACTCCGTGACATGA